The segment TCTAAAAGTAGaatgatttttaataaaaaatatatatgaaacttTCCGATataaaatcaatcaattaaactccgaatgattaaaaaaaagatacgAAGAACTTAATAAAGAAAGGGGGAAGAAATATTCgactttaggaaaatttgaCCACTTTTTTCGTTTacctttttgttttgttttttttgtttatgtcaCAATGACATAatctttatttatcaaaataaaataccatatttttttttacctttgtgTGTATTTTTTGGCActaaaatctttatttttttggcttACTATACTATGACCTAATTTTTGCATCAAGAAATtgtcaattttactttttccatATCACAATTATAATTCAACTCAAAAGCCTTCCATTTTAATCCATATAAAGTTGgtgatgaaatatgatattgACAAGTTCAATCAATCAATGCTTACTACTTTTTACCTTTCAAATAGTTTAGTGGAAAGGTAGGAAGTTCCAAAATGATACTAGCTCTCTCCGTTCATTTTTACGTGTTATAATTTTTGAGTCagttagattaatttaataatttaaaaatttaaaaacaatacaaaatatactataaattacaatccttttcatattaatataataataataaaaagctACATAGCTTAAAGCTTTACAAAATTCATACGATTTAACTTTCAAAAACCAAAGTTTTCGAGTTTAAGTCTTTAGAGTAGCAAAATAATATCCTCTTATGTTAAATGATGAGGATCTGAATTAGTCGAAAGCCTAAAACTGTTACCAAACAAATAATTTTCACATGTTACTGAAACATTGTTATGTAATCAATATgtactcatttatttttttgtaagtttatTCATTTTAGAACGACTTTAAACATCACATGTTTGGACATTAGAATTGATAAATATCTAATGTTCAATATAAGTGATGTTCATGAATTTTTGCCTAAAGTTTAGAGAACAAAAGGACTTTATGTCTAAAACTTTAGTAATataactttaaatattttatctaaaatTTAACTTCTGACATTgcatatatgaaattaattcgaaatagataatatgataaatttttatattacgCAATATATACTTGTCTTAAATGATGATCTCAAAATCGGATAGTTGTACCAAATACCAAATAGGGTACCATACTCTTATGTTTTgcaaaaaaagtgaaaaatagtGCTTTCATTAGTAATATTATCATCTCTTTTATACCCAATAATAAAAGagccaataaaaaaaaatagaaggcCAATTAACAAGTTGATGCTTAAAAAGTTATAACACTATATTCTTAGTATTCTTTAATTTGACATCTTTAATTTGTAGCCACTTATTGACTACCTTAGAAATAGACCATGTATATTATTGTTATGATGCAATATATAGTAATGCTTTACTTTAAATGGCCATCTTATAAGTTTGATTGTGACAATAATGTTTTTAATTGTATGGACAATTTTATTGATGATGAGGGATAAgtttttcattttacttgatatttttttttttgaaaatgttcaaaatttatgtattttaaaaaatattttagacgagtttttaaaaaatatacttttggaggataagaattaatttatagttaatcaatttgaaaaatatttttgttaattttacaACCACAATTTATACTTGACTAGATTTTCAAGATGTACTTAtcgaaactatttttttttcttttcaaaaacaCATTTTCCCCGTTAAAATCTAACCAAACATCCGAACTctctaacatttttttttaaaataataataattaaaaacacatatttagACTAAATAAGCTAGTGTTAGAGCGACCTTAACTCTGCTGAATTAAGGGTTATTTGCGCTTTTATCCTATTCTATATTGGTCTTTTAACACGGGgtataagtttatatttttacaCCATAATACCTCACAAGTTATGCTCTAGTCTACGCCCTTAAGTAACTTAAGTTCCGCTAGACATAAGTTTGATTTATTACAGACGAAAACTAAAGATCAATCCATTTGAATGACACAATTAAATGCCGACTTAATGGGCTCAAATTTATGGTCTCTTTGTATTAGGCCCAATATATTGGATAGGAAGGCCTGAATAGTGTTTGGGCCCATAATTCTAACCCGAAACTCTTTAAGACTTCTTTTCACCAGTCAGATCTAAATTCCAATTTCCAAAtccctaattttattttattttcagtaCTTTAAACTGAAAATTCACAAATCAATTACGTTTGGATTTGATTGGATTTTCGCATTCACTGCTGCTCGCCAGTGATTTTCATATTCAGGTTTGATAAATTTggcaaaatttgattttttttttgtgatttctaGTAATTTTCACTGGCTATTAAGCTTTAGTTAATCATAATGGTTTTTCGAGTCAGCTTGCGTTGTTGCATTTGGGTATAGGAGAATAATCTGCTAAGATTAGATAGATGAAGATGAATTACCTGTATTGTAGTTTGTTTCTCATGGTATTCGTTCTAATATTTTATGACCTTTAGTGTTGTTTGGCAGGGTGTATAAGAATAATGCTGAATAGTTTATTATTTCGTATGTAGGTGGAGAACCATAAGGTCTCACGTTCAAATCCACTAGAGAGACGAAAGTACTGGGTGATTTCTTCTTATCTGTTCTAGATGATTATGTTTTTAGGTTAAGAAAGAGAGTTTGCATTTTGAAATTATAAGTATTGCTGTGTTTTGCAGCTTGTTCCGACTTCCAGGGAGTGTAAGAAGAggtatttttcatatttagttgCGTTGTTTGATTCCCAACTTTATATACACTagtgaaaataatgaagaaaagaaacagTAGCAAAAGGAAACAACATGTAATAATAAGATCGAAGCTTTGAATCGTAGGAGAGTACTAATACTGCTATTAATCTTCTACTGTGATCCTTGCCCTTCATATCCTCCTATTTAAGGTCATGTCCTCGTTAAGCTGCAGCTGTGTAATGTCCCATCTAATTGTGTGAGCGGTAAATTGTGTGCGCTAATCTATATCACTCTGTCTCTTAATCATACgttttctctatttttctcttttgcAGAGAATCCAGTTTTGGTGCATTGCAATAGGACACATAGGTGACATTTTCTAAAAAAGGCATTGTCCAAGGAGATGAGAAGGTTGATATGCTCATGAAGTCGGAGAAGAAATCCAAGAATAGGAAAAAGAATGTTGTCACTGATGATTCGGAAGTGACAAAGGGCGATGTTAAGGACGTTGATCATGATTCATGTTTCAAGGAAGAGAGTCTCTCTTTTACAGGGATCAGGAAAGAAAGGGATAAGACAAAGATGGAAACTCAAGCACCTGGCGAAAGTGAAGATAGTTACATCAagataaagaaagaaagaggtGGTGGTAAACAGCATGGGAAATACAGTAAAGACGGGTGTGAGGATACtgttgaaaatgtttttaaaaagaaaaagaagttgaagaatGAGCAGGATATACTTATGATGCACGATGCTAGTTTAGACACCAAAACACTTGCTCATGAAAGTGCGAGCAGAACTCATGAAACCAAGGCCGTTGAGACTCTCGGCGAGGGCTCTGGTGGAAATCTTACAGATGAGgtgaagaggaagaaaaagaaaaagaaaaaagataagagGGGAAAAGATGGACAGGTAGATATCGTGGTTGGTGTCATTCAAGGTGTTGTTTCAGCTGACGAAGTGAAtaggaagaaaaggaaaaaggataAGAAGAAAAGAGAGGATGGACTGGTAGACGTCGTGGCTAGCGTCATTCAGGGTGATGTTTTAGCTATAGATGAGATGAAgaggaagaaaaggaaaaaggataAGAGGAATAAAGAGGATGGACAGGTAGATATCGCGACTGGCGTCATTCAAGGTGATGTTTCAGCTATAAATGAGATGAAgaggaagaaaaggaaaaaggataAGAATAAAAAGGATGGACAGGTAGATAGCGTGGCTGGTGTCATTCAAGGTGATGTTTCAGCCATAGAAGAGACGGAAGATAGACAAATAGATGATGCTAATATCAGAAAGATGAAAAAGACAAAATTAGGGCACAATTCGAAAAATCTTACTAatgaaaagactgaaaaaaGAGTGAGATTTTCTGATAATGTACAGTTTTTCCATCCAATCAGTGATCCTAGCAATGAGAGGCATGAAAATAACAAACAAGAATTATTGCTTGGCAAATATTTCACACAGGAAGAAGATGAAATCGTCAAAGATGCTGTTTGTAGATACATAGAGGTATATAATTTGGGGGATGAGGGGTTGCAAAAGGTTTTGAATTCCAAATCTTATCCTAAACTAAGGGGCTGCTGGAAAGAGATAGGGAAGGCTATACCATACAGGCCTTTCACAGCAGTTTATCATCGTGCACAGCGTTTGTTTCGAATGGGAGAGAAGCGTAAATGGACTGAAGAAGAGTATGGGATGCTTCGGAAGTTCCAGGGAGCACATGGGAATAAGTGGACCCTCTTGGCCAACGAACTTGGGAAACATCCGGATCATGTTGGAAATGCATGGGATAGGATAAAACTGGAAAATCGGAAGAGAGGACAGTGGGATCAGGAGGAAGTACAGAAATTGTTTGATTTAGTAAACACCGATCTGCAACTTAAGCTCTCTGAAGAAAGGAAATCTAGGCATGGGATGCTACGGGATAATATTTGCTGGAGTTCAATTAGTGACAATTTGTCCACCAGGATTTCCCATCATTGCTGCAATAAATGGTACAGACAATTAACATCCTCGATGGTGGTTGCAGGTGAATGGGCAGATACTGATGACTATCGCTTAATTGCTGCCCTTTTTGAACTAGACGCAAGCTGCATAGAGGATGTGGATTGGGACAATCTTCTCTCCCACAGGCATGGAGATTTATGTCGAAAAAGATGGAAAGAGATGGTGCGTCAAATAAGTCAACATGAAAACAAGTCATTTGATGCACTAGTAGAAGTGTTAGCAAAGAGATACCGCCCTGATTTAGTTGGAGCAAGGGAGGTCTGGGATAGTAAACCACTTGTTCCATGACATGTTTAACACTCACATGAGCGTTTCTGTAGAGAGAAGAGATGCTTGAGGAACTAGTATGCACTACTGTCTACAACTTAGCGCGTCTCTTCTTTACTTTATTTCTTTcgttcttttaatttttgtgagGTTTATATGCTTGTAGGAGGTATTAGGTACTCGTGAAATAGTAGAGGTGCTTGTTGGCTTGGGCACCAAACATTATCCATAAAGGAAATGTTTACAGATGTTTTGGAAGAGAGATTCTTTCTTGTCTGGtggaaagaaaattaaaaaaacctttcacaatttgatgttatgaaggATTGAAAGAGATAAGCCGAGGGTCTATCTGacacaacctctctacctcgcAAAGGTAAGGACAAGGTCTGCGTAAATCTTCCCCATCCCAAACCCCACATGTAAGATTACAGCGGGTATGTTGTTGAAGTATATGTTGTGTACCTGCCTAAAAAAAAGATTACAAAATGTTATTAGTATTGCCCATAGCCTCATACTCCTTTATTCAAATGCATTTTTATCAATTTGggtattattttttgtatcaaATGAAGGGGTTTCATCGATGATACATCGGTATGTTCGAATCAGTCCAAGATTTGATTCTAAATAGTTTCCATCTAAAAGTTGcgttattttggagttataacttataatcatcaaaatttatAGGAATAATGGTAATAAACACAATTAaagtatgaataaatgaagcagTAGTAAATATTGACACATCcatttttgtataataataagaaataaattttaaaatattgtcaaaaatgagaaaatgtGAGAAGTTTGGGTGGTAAATGCTCCTCcattaataaaatacttttgtAAGAAATTAAGTAATGTGAGGAGCAGTGTTTTAAAAGGCGGGGGCGTGAGGCAAGGCGTAAGCCTCGAGATACGGGGCATAAGTCCCATGAATCTACCGGGCGTAGTCtcatgtatattcaattttatacttttattactaataaaataagcaaaaataaacatttcaatgatttatgatttaattaataatcaataatgaagaaaaaaatattatattattatttgaggAATATCATTacaccaataataaaaatatgatctaaaataaaaaaactaaaaaaataaattaaaaatgtttggACGTACATTTTTACGCCCAGGACTAATGTTTTTATGTTTAGGACTTACAcctcaaattttaaaacttacGCCTTATGGATCTACGTTTTTAATTTACGCCCCAGAGCGTTTTTTGTACACTCTGCCCTAAGACTTACCGCAAAAACGTTTTCGAGAACACTGGAGAGGAGTATTTTTAATTCTTGAAGGAATGAATCAATAATCTATGATACCTTGTTagtatatgatatatatcaCATATCACAAGGATCgtggattattttttttccaaaaaattgtcaaaaatatcgttaaactatgtgaaattgaacaaaaatgTCAAGTTAATAGTTTGGTCTAAAAATATCTCTTCCAAAAACACCCCTACCACTAATAGTTTGATctaaatgacaaaataaaaatagaaacaagAAATAATCAACTTATAACTACACCATGTAATTACTAGGCAATTCGTAGTCCCTCCCTGAGATTTGGTGAGTGTAATTAACCCCGTCAATAACACTCAATTACTTATTgacaaagaaattaaatgaCCAAGCAAGATATACTAATTACACCAAATCGAGTTACCGGGTTGACTTCCAAACAACCCTAATTGTTTTGAAGTATTGAGAATAGTTATCATAATCtacttttaatcattttaaaaagtaatttgaCAATAATTCAAAAGGGTAAAAATAGAAAGTAATACTacctctgtttaaaaaagaatgacatcctttccttttttttagtttgtttaaaaaagaatgagctctttctttttttggtaacattttaatttctaaaaaaatgaaactgTATCAACAAGAGCAATCGCAGCTTATTCATCGAGAAGCCATTCGCGGCACACTGACTAGAAATCATCTGCGAGAAGGCTTCCCACAAAGGTCGAGCTATGGGAAGACAAAGGTCGAGCTATGGGAAGATGCTTTGAAATCACTTAGAATGTCTGAACCTCATAGCAAAGATGTTACAGATAAGGTTTACAAGGTCATCAAGTTGAGTTTTGAATCTTAAAAACCTCAGGATAATGAATTATACTCTAAATCAAAGAAGCAAACATGTCAAGAATAAGAGAGGTGACATTCGAAGCTGTTTCTTGTATTGCTCCTTACATCCCGTGGCTATTTCAACAGATGATCTCATAAAGTGTTGGTGGGCAGAGGGGTTCCTTGGTGTACATGACACATATGAAGAAGCTTACAACAGGGGAATGAATCACAATGCCTGCTTGCTACAAGAAGCTGATCACAATGTGGATTATTATGTGAAGATGCATGATGTGGTAGAGTAAAATCACTACACATAGAgagttgttcttgtgatttcaCACCAGCAGCAGAAGAAGGAGGAAGTATCAGTTGCATTTTGTCATTGGCTGACAGAGTTACTGCTGCAATGCAGCTCAAGTCAGACTACACTTGTTAGCTCAGAAGTTATGGTTGAAAGAATTACCAAAATTAAGAACATTGAGGAAGCCATGGGAACACATAGAGGAACTTAAGCTGATCAATTGCTATGAAATGGAGTTGCCTTTCTCTATTCAAACCTCCAATAAGATCAGGCTA is part of the Solanum pennellii chromosome 8, SPENNV200 genome and harbors:
- the LOC107028977 gene encoding uncharacterized protein LOC107028977, whose amino-acid sequence is MLMKSEKKSKNRKKNVVTDDSEVTKGDVKDVDHDSCFKEESLSFTGIRKERDKTKMETQAPGESEDSYIKIKKERGGGKQHGKYSKDGCEDTVENVFKKKKKLKNEQDILMMHDASLDTKTLAHESASRTHETKAVETLGEGSGGNLTDEVKRKKKKKKKDKRGKDGQVDIVVGVIQGVVSADEVNRKKRKKDKKKREDGLVDVVASVIQGDVLAIDEMKRKKRKKDKRNKEDGQVDIATGVIQGDVSAINEMKRKKRKKDKNKKDGQVDSVAGVIQGDVSAIEETEDRQIDDANIRKMKKTKLGHNSKNLTNEKTEKRVRFSDNVQFFHPISDPSNERHENNKQELLLGKYFTQEEDEIVKDAVCRYIEVYNLGDEGLQKVLNSKSYPKLRGCWKEIGKAIPYRPFTAVYHRAQRLFRMGEKRKWTEEEYGMLRKFQGAHGNKWTLLANELGKHPDHVGNAWDRIKLENRKRGQWDQEEVQKLFDLVNTDLQLKLSEERKSRHGMLRDNICWSSISDNLSTRISHHCCNKWYRQLTSSMVVAGEWADTDDYRLIAALFELDASCIEDVDWDNLLSHRHGDLCRKRWKEMVRQISQHENKSFDALVEVLAKRYRPDLVGAREVWDSKPLVP